The following proteins come from a genomic window of Actinomarinicola tropica:
- the ispH gene encoding 4-hydroxy-3-methylbut-2-enyl diphosphate reductase, which translates to MNVDLVLLAAPRGFCAGVEMAIKALAWMVRAFEPPVYCYHEIVHNQRVVERFEQQGVVFVDDVAEVPPGRPIMLSAHGSAPEVVAAAKASGGYVVDAVCPLVTKVHHEVKVRAGKGYQIVYVGHDGHEEAVGTMAVAPQAIHRVETVDEVDALPPLDGPVALLAQTTLSHRDWAGVMEATRDRFPDVWLPGRSDLCFATTNRQSALMQIAGKVDAMVVIGSANSSNTRALEKLAREQGCPRVYRINDAEELPDDLSGTVGVTAGASAPEELVDAVITRLAPRDGVEEVRITEEEEYFPPPRALRELITAVDVVATLTMGGSVPDRPALNDRDVSASAVLADL; encoded by the coding sequence GTGAACGTCGACCTCGTGCTCCTGGCCGCCCCCCGTGGCTTCTGCGCCGGCGTGGAGATGGCCATCAAGGCCCTGGCGTGGATGGTGCGGGCCTTCGAGCCGCCCGTGTACTGCTACCACGAGATCGTCCACAACCAGCGGGTCGTGGAGCGCTTCGAGCAGCAGGGGGTGGTCTTCGTCGACGACGTGGCCGAGGTGCCGCCCGGTCGTCCGATCATGCTCTCCGCCCACGGCTCGGCCCCCGAGGTGGTCGCCGCGGCCAAGGCCAGCGGCGGCTACGTGGTCGACGCCGTCTGCCCGCTCGTCACCAAGGTCCACCACGAGGTGAAGGTCAGGGCCGGCAAGGGCTACCAGATCGTCTACGTCGGCCACGACGGCCACGAGGAGGCCGTCGGCACGATGGCCGTGGCCCCCCAGGCCATCCACCGGGTGGAGACCGTCGACGAGGTCGACGCCCTCCCCCCGCTCGACGGGCCGGTGGCGCTGCTCGCGCAGACGACCCTCAGCCACCGGGACTGGGCCGGCGTGATGGAGGCCACGCGGGACCGCTTCCCCGACGTGTGGCTCCCCGGCCGCTCCGACCTGTGCTTCGCCACGACCAACCGCCAGTCGGCGCTGATGCAGATCGCCGGCAAGGTCGACGCCATGGTCGTCATCGGCTCGGCGAACTCGTCGAACACCCGTGCGCTCGAGAAGCTGGCCCGAGAGCAGGGGTGCCCCCGCGTCTACCGGATCAACGATGCCGAGGAGCTGCCCGACGACCTGTCGGGCACGGTCGGCGTCACCGCCGGCGCGTCGGCGCCCGAGGAGCTCGTCGACGCCGTCATCACCCGCCTCGCGCCACGCGACGGCGTCGAGGAGGTCCGCATCACCGAGGAGGAGGAGTACTTCCCTCCCCCGCGTGCGCTCCGCGAGCTCATCACCGCGGTCGACGTCGTGGCCACCCTCACGATGGGCGGCTCGGTGCCCGACCGCCCGGCGCTGAACGACCGTGACGTGAGCGCCTCTGCGGTCCTCGCCGACCTCTAG
- a CDS encoding HD domain-containing protein, with the protein MTTTSTDTFRRMDESTAEQWAVIGAETNKNQGRVAERMLMLLRSLDDVVDGFSTDQLTHCLQAATLAERAGADEEVVFAALMHDVGKAISVPNHPAIAAEIIKPYVREDVYHMIRTHQDFQGQHYYHHFGGDPHMRDRYRDEPWFELTARFADEWDQTAFDPDYDTLPLEHFEPLVRKLTARVRQPAIPRKD; encoded by the coding sequence ATGACGACGACTTCGACGGACACCTTCCGACGCATGGACGAGTCGACGGCCGAGCAGTGGGCCGTCATCGGCGCCGAGACCAACAAGAACCAGGGGCGGGTGGCCGAGCGCATGCTGATGCTCCTCCGCTCGCTCGACGACGTGGTCGACGGGTTCAGCACCGACCAGCTCACCCACTGCCTCCAGGCGGCCACGCTCGCCGAGCGGGCCGGCGCCGACGAGGAGGTCGTCTTCGCCGCCCTGATGCACGACGTGGGCAAGGCGATCAGCGTGCCGAACCACCCGGCGATCGCCGCGGAGATCATCAAGCCCTACGTGCGTGAGGACGTGTACCACATGATCCGCACCCACCAGGACTTCCAGGGCCAGCACTACTACCACCACTTCGGCGGCGACCCGCACATGCGGGACCGCTACCGCGACGAACCGTGGTTCGAGCTGACGGCCCGCTTCGCCGACGAGTGGGACCAGACGGCGTTCGATCCCGACTACGACACGCTGCCCCTCGAGCACTTCGAGCCGCTGGTCCGCAAGCTCACCGCGCGGGTGCGCCAGCCCGCGATCCCCCGCAAGGACTGA
- a CDS encoding AI-2E family transporter, translated as MSDPDPSPVRLGGPAVRSEPLRRAGRVAWSLVGIAVLVVLLVLFLGLFRLVVIPLAIALFPAALIAPLSERMKERGWRPGAVAGLLVAALVVGTLALLSGLGYLVATELDDLGASLEQAYDEISTWVDDNVGVEIPPSDELVDQVREWSGFNGEDGRIGRFATTALELLTGALLAVVTLFFFLKDGERIVGFLLDMSPAAYRDDVAEVGRRVWTTIGGYFRGQLVVAAADAVLIGLGLLVLGVPLVVPLSILIFIGGLFPIVGAFTAGAVAVLVALAEGGAGLALAVVAVNVVVQQAEGNLLEPLIVGRATKVHPLAILLALTAGGVTLGVLGAFIAVPLLASGVRVVGYLRERAKVDRAEDVPPDVEPEDVLGEDDD; from the coding sequence ATGTCCGACCCCGACCCGTCCCCCGTCCGCCTCGGCGGGCCGGCCGTGCGCTCCGAGCCGCTGCGTCGGGCCGGGCGGGTCGCGTGGAGCCTGGTCGGGATCGCGGTCCTCGTCGTCCTGCTGGTCCTGTTCCTCGGGCTGTTCCGGCTCGTCGTCATCCCCCTCGCCATCGCGCTGTTCCCCGCGGCCCTGATCGCGCCGCTCTCGGAGCGCATGAAGGAGCGCGGCTGGCGTCCCGGGGCCGTGGCGGGGCTCCTCGTCGCCGCGCTGGTCGTCGGCACGCTCGCGCTCCTGTCGGGCCTCGGCTACCTGGTCGCCACCGAGCTCGACGACCTCGGGGCGAGCCTGGAGCAGGCCTACGACGAGATCTCGACGTGGGTCGACGACAATGTCGGGGTCGAGATCCCGCCCTCCGACGAGCTGGTCGACCAGGTCCGTGAGTGGTCGGGGTTCAACGGCGAGGACGGGCGGATCGGGCGCTTCGCGACCACCGCGCTCGAGCTGCTCACCGGCGCGCTGCTCGCGGTCGTCACCTTGTTCTTCTTCCTGAAGGACGGCGAGCGCATCGTCGGCTTCCTGCTCGACATGTCGCCGGCCGCGTACCGCGACGACGTGGCCGAGGTCGGCCGGAGGGTCTGGACGACGATCGGCGGCTACTTCCGGGGCCAGCTCGTCGTGGCCGCCGCCGACGCCGTGCTCATCGGGCTCGGCCTGCTGGTCCTCGGCGTGCCGCTCGTGGTCCCCCTCAGCATCCTCATCTTCATCGGCGGGCTCTTCCCGATCGTCGGCGCGTTCACGGCCGGTGCGGTCGCCGTCCTCGTCGCCCTGGCCGAGGGCGGCGCAGGGCTCGCCCTCGCCGTGGTGGCGGTCAACGTCGTCGTCCAGCAGGCGGAGGGCAACCTCCTCGAGCCGCTCATCGTGGGACGCGCCACCAAGGTCCACCCGCTGGCGATCCTCCTCGCCCTCACCGCAGGCGGTGTCACGCTCGGCGTCCTCGGCGCGTTCATCGCCGTGCCGCTGCTCGCGAGCGGCGTCCGCGTCGTCGGCTACCTGCGGGAGCGGGCCAAGGTCGACCGCGCCGAGGACGTCCCGCCCGACGTCGAGCCGGAGGACGTCCTCGGCGAGGACGACGACTGA